Within the Equus przewalskii isolate Varuska chromosome 1, EquPr2, whole genome shotgun sequence genome, the region CAAATGGGCAGTGGtctttatttctagatttttacgGGGCCATTGAGCTGAGCACTGGGTTAGCTGTGGGCCCATTTGCACATGGTCATAATCAGGATGCCCCTGGGAGGCTATGAAATCACTGTTCTTTGCAGAAGCTCAAGTCAACAGGTCTGCACAGGACACGTCCCCCTCCCTGTGCACTTACTCAGGCACTTCCCCAAAGCCTGGTGCAGCCCGGGCTTCAGCCGCAAAGATTTTGCAGTACTCCCGACTCATGTTCTGGATCTTGCACCCCTGTGGATTAAAGAGAACAAAATCTGATCAGCAAGGAAGCCCCCGTGTTCTCTTTCACGCCTGGCTCTAAGTGGGAGGGCCATCCGCTAGAGGACTACAGGGGGCACTCCAGTCCCGGGGCAGGTGGGGTTCGCTCCTCCCTTGCTCCCTACTCTGCACTTCATTTTTCTGGTTTGTAAAACAAGAGGCTCTGAACTTGTTTGCAAAGTGGTTTCCAAACTGTGGTTCCGTGAGCCCTAGCGACAGGTGGCAGTGCCCCAGGGGCCATGCTGTGCAGAGCAAGAAAGACACtgaatgggcagagcacagaCCATCCACCTCACCCAGTCACTCCCCTTTTATCTCACATTTACAGCTTCTGTGCAAGATATGTtcgagggaggaggaaaaggtttCTGCTgcaaaaatatagtttaaaaaccATGGCTCCGAAGACATAGCCAGGGCCACGTCTCAGGTtctcctcaaggtccatcccagGAGCCTCCTAAGGTTGAGACTGAGATGGCTCCTGCCTCCACAACGGGCTTCCCACCAGGACCCAATGTGGGAAAGGGGAGAAGGTGAGAGCGCAGAAGGATGGGGCAGGGGGATGGGACGTGTACCTGAATGGTGACGTCATAGTTTCTGCCCAAGAGAGAAGTCTCACTGCTGGGTCCAAACATAAGCAGACTGGACACCTTGATGACACACGTGCGGCCTGACTCGAAGATGGGTTCCAGCCCGTAGATGACCTTGGCCTGGGAGGCCTTCCGAAGGCCAAAACCATAGCCACCCCCTTGTAGCTCCTCGCTCACCAGGCGCCCAAACAGCTTGTCCCCCCAGCAGCCAGAGTCAGCCAGACCCTTAGCAAACACCATGGGGGTCATCTCAATCTCTTCTCCAACTGAAGGGGAACAGGAAAAATGCGGAAAACTAGAGGCCTGACTGATGTGGGGTTGGTAGGGTAGGAAAAGGCCAGAACCGTCTCCCACCCTACCACCCTGGTGCACCCACTCTGTCCATTATGCTCTTTGGGTGTATACCCCTACCAGATCGTGAGCTCCTCAGGGTAGAAACTGTGTCTGATACAACCCCTGTCGTTTAACAGTGCTCCAGTGTGCCTATCACATCATAAGGACTGAGTCAGTGTCTGTGGAAGGCAGGGTATTTCTGTGCAAGTAGCAATCAATACAAAATACCAGAATCACTCTGCTTTAGAATTAGTTGTTTtgatcaaatgaataaatgactccGTCTCAACCAACATGTTTGACGGAAACAAAAAGTTTGCAGGACTAATCCAGCAACACTGAGCATCACTCATGCTCAAATTGTGATCactaaataccatttcccactaaaaggaagCAGAGCTCCCTGGAGAAATGTTTGATTCCAGGTCTAGGCCAGGAAGTGTACCAGGCGTACCGGAAACATCTTGTCAGACCAGAAAGCGAAGAAGCTATCAAAAATGACCAGAGGcttgtcaaaaggacacaggagcccaCCTTCTGAAGGAGCTTCCATTGGCCAAAATCAGACAATCTTATCAACAAAAGAATAATTTCTGCAATGTAATGAATGTATCAAATATGTCAAAAACCCTTATGTTCATAATTGCAATTGACAaacaccctccccccaaaaaacccccacTAACCTCACCAGTAACCTTTGGAGGGTGCTAGGGCACCAACTCAGGGTAACCAAACAACCGtttcttctttacagaaaaactaaTGAATGAAGAAGACACGATAGAACTAAAATACTCCATATTGCAAATCCTAATGAAAGAATGGATTTGGGCAATAATCAGGGACTGCCAAAACCCCTAGAAAACAACAAGGGTTGTCTCAGATACAGTTTTTCAGCTTTGAAAAGGGATGGatcagacagaaaacacctgagTGAACCCAGTGATCAATCTTAACATTAGTAAAACAATCAGACATTATGTACCTCCAGATCGGATGCAAAAGGAAATACACAGCATGCCTGTGAAGCATTCTTGCCTGTGCCACCCCCCGCAAAATGCACCTGAATCTGACTAAGCCTCTTGATCTGACTACCAGTTTAGAAGAAGTACATAAATGGAAGAACATGTTAAATGTTGACGTAATCAACAAAACCTAGACTGTAAGAAATTCTACACAAGTGATTTCAACCAATAAATgacaaggaggaaaaacaaatcaaGGAAGAAGTATTCTCTATTAGAGAGATGCATGAAATATATCAGCCAAAAGCAATCAGCACCTCCTAATTCGAATAAACCAACACGTTATTGGGCAAGTGGGGGAATCTGATGATATTAAAGAACCATTACTAACTTTCTAGGTGTGAGGTTATATTTGATATTGATTAAATTCGATTTGATAACTGAACAATAGGCACTAGCTGAATGAATAAGTgattgaatgagtgaaggaaggaaggaattaatgGATTGGTTGGCAGACAAAGTTCTAGAAGTCCGTCCATCACCAGTTACCTCCATAGCCCAAagcctctgtgtgtctctctcaggAGCAGTACAGACCCTCAAATGTTTGGGCCTTTAAAATGCTTATCAAACTGGGGAATGTCACAATCTCCAGGGAGCCTACTGAGAATGCCATTTTTCTAGGTCCTTCCCCAGTAACGGTAATTAAGGATTTCAGTAGTAGGGCCCAAGAAACTACATTTTTAGCAGGCTCCCCATATGAGTCTAATACAGGGGTCCACAGACCATGGGAGAAACTCTGGAAGGCGGCTGGCAGGATAAGAGGAGCCCTGGTGGCGGGTCCTGCCCTTGATCAGGGGCTCTGACGCGAGCAAAGGGCACAAGGCTGAATTAACTCGCTGTGGAATGGCGCCCCTTGGCCACTTCTTCCCCCACAACCTTCTGAAAGAGCAgttctcctccagcctcctccccaagcTGTATCCTAAACCAGGAGGCAAAGGGCAGCTGAATGTGGGGGTTAACATAGCATCTGGAACAGATTCCAAGTCCTTCAAGAAGGTCTTCCCTgcagggggcagaggcagggacaAAGGCCCACCCGCCCCTCCCCCGAGGGGCACCGTACCTTCACCTTCTTCTCTGGAGATGAATCCTGACAGCActatgtggagaaaaagaagagaaagcagctgCCCTCAGGCTGGCCTGCCCTGAGATCACCATCTCTGCGAAGATGAGCACTGCCCTCACTCAGGAGCCAGGCGGGGCAGAGAACTGGGGGGGACACACTCACCCTCGGGGCTGAGGCAGAAGTCCGTGGAGGCCGAGCCGTGCTCGTTGTGGATGGTGCATCGATACATGCCACAGTCTACGGGGGATGCCTGCACGATGGCCAAGGCCGCCGGCCCCTCATCCCCTGCACTGCAGAGAGTGGAGAGCCCTCCTGTGAGGGCCATCACCATGGCACAGCCCGGGGACTGACAGCGGTCCTGAGGCTCCTCAGACGCGGCTCTCAGAGGCTGCCGTGAACCCTGGCTCTGAGAGCTCGGGGGCAGGTGGCGAGAGGTGCCGTGGTTAAGAGCTGGTCCTGGACCACACAGGTCTGGTTTACGTCCAgacactcactagctgtgtgactttgggcaagtgacttaatgCCTCTtagcctcaattttctcctctctaCTATGGGAATACTAGACTCTCCCTCTTGGCTTACTGGGAGGACTAAATGAGGCGCTGGATCCACAGCCGGACAATGGCCAACGTTATCATGGCTGTCATTAGGGAGTCAGGCCAGGCAGAGGTGGGGTCCAGCTGGCTTACCTCCTGCCCACCTCGCCCACTGGGCACTGATCCTTGGCCCATGTCAAGACTGAGTCACTAAGAATGTTGAAAAACTGGCACCAGAGCTTCAGGCTGCCTGAGGCATCAGGAAACTGCTCCACCCGAATCTTCCGGATCACCtgtggggctgggagcaggggctcAGGTAAGAGGGACAAGCCACTTCCCCTCCATCCTGCACCCTCTCTGGCCCTACCCTTGCTTCCCTGGGTGTCCTTGGTGAACAGGCGGAGAGAAAACAGGATTCAAGTCTTCACACAAACCCACTACTTCACGGCCCCCAGCTGCGTGCCACCTGTATCTCTGCGGCTTTTGTCCTGACTCCAGAGCACACATCTTAGCTAGAAAGAACCCACTACTGTACCATGCCCAGGCCAAAGAGCCTCAGCGAGCTAAGGACACAGACAGCAGCTGAGAGGAACTCGCTCATTGTAGGACCCCCCGCCGCCGCGCTCTGGGAGCCTGCCTTTGAATCCTCCGCCTACCTCTCTGCACACGTGGGAAGAGTCTGCAAAGAGGGGATTCCAGTGGTGATGCTGAGGACAGAGCGACAATGCCACCGAAACCGGGCCCTTTGCTATGCACTTGATTTACTCTATCCCATTCAACCCTCACAATGTTATGAAGTCGGTACTATTACCAActccaagtggcagagccagggcgaGAGCCAggcctgattccaaagcctgtgcgACCATGACCTGAGAACACCTCCGGAAGGCACTCTGTGAAGGCCTTGCAGACCTGCGTTACCCCAGCGGCTGCAGCAGAGTCCTCTTCCGAGCAGCCCTCCCCACCGCTCACCTTTGAGCAGATCTTTGGCTTTCCTCTGCTTGGCCGGAGAATCTTGCTTGCCTTCATCCAGGACCGGCTCTGCATCCGGACCGCTGGCCTTGGGGCTGGAGCCCAGGTCTGCTGCAGCCGGCTCCTCCTCTGCCCGCGGCACCTCCAGCAGGCCTGCCTTTCTGCCCTGGGTCGGGGAGCGTTTCTCCCGCCCTGGAGTCCCCGGGGACCCAGGTGCAAGGCCCTTCCTGGGCCCCCGGGGGGAAACCGTGGGGCTCTCCCTTTCTTCAGGCTTGGCTGCCTCCCCGTCTCCTGCTGctctgatcttagggagaaatcTCTTCCTCCGGGCCCCCAGAGCCAGTTCCTCAGGGGTGGCTGCGGGGAGACTTGTCAGAGCCTCCCCGGGGacctcctcctcctggaaggcttcctgggctCTGCTCTCTGCTGAAAGAGGGCCCTGCCCGGAGGCTGCctgcctccccgcctcccccagcaAACCACCCATGCTGCTCTCTTGGGAGGTCCCCAGAAGGCCAGGCCCCTCAAGAGAAGCCTCTCCCTCACCCTCACTGGATCCTTctgaggccagcccagggccctccTCCTCGCCTACCACGATGGAGGGGACAGTGAGGAGACTGGGGCCAGGGCCCCGGGCGGCAGCCAGGGCCTGACGGCCAGCCTGCACCTCGCGGTCTAGGAGACCGGTGAGGCGGCGGGAGGTGCAGGGGCTCAGCAGCAGGGTCTGCGCACTCTGCACCAGATGGTTGTTCTCCACGCGCTCCAGGATGCGCCTCGACGTCCGGGGACTCAGACCGGCCACTTCCACCGTGGGGACCAGAGTGGAGGAGGGCGCCAGACCCCCAGTGGCAGCTCCCCCAAGGGGCTCTGTGCCCCCTCCACTCGTCTGTGTGCTGGAGAGCTTTAGCAGCAGAAGCAAGTAGTTCTTCAGGGAATCTATGAGGCCAGGGTCACAGCTCCGGGGGCCTGAGGTCCTCCCTTCCACATCTGGAGCCTTGGCACACGCCCCCTCACTGCTGGCTGCCGTGGTTTCTGGTGAGTGACTCTGGGTGGGGGCCCCCTGCCCCAGGTGCAGTGGGGGAGCAGAACTCAGCAAGTCCTGGTCCCCAGAGGGCAGGAAGGCAGCCGCCCTCAGGTGCTGAGAAGTCGGGATGCTGGGCAGCCCCTCCTCTGAGCTTTTGGTCAGGCCAGTgtcaggaggagagggcagagtggACACCTCTGGGCTCAGCCCAGCTGGAGGACAGCCCCCCAGATCCACAGACAGCACTTCCCCCAGCTGCTCCTCCTTGGGGCGCTGGAACAGGCCGTTCTCCAGCTCATCCTTGACTGGACCTGACCACTCCAGCCCTTgacatctctctcctcccatctgcTCCAAAGCACCCTCAGGAGTCAGCTGTGCCCGGAGTGTGAGGCCTCCTGCCAGGGGGCCCACCACAGTCTCCTTGTGATTCCCAGAGCCTCTTATTGCTGCTTCCTCAGATCTGAGCAGGAAACCAGGTTTTTCTGGGACAAAGTCTCCTTCTGGAGTCTGCTCAAAACATTCAATAATCTGAGGAGACCTAGGACCCTCTGAAGGGAGCTCAGGGGCTCTGAATTGGGGCCTGAGGCTGGTTCTGGACTGCTTCTCTGACCGACCTTTCACGCCTGTGGGTACGCTCCCCTCTGACTGTGCCCCCTTGTCTTCCTGTATCCTGCCaccttcctctgtcctctcatCTGCCTGCATCCTTTCCACCTGTGTCTCCACCCTTCCCTGTGCCACCATATCCACCCAGGAACTCCTGTCTGACTCTGGCCTCTCACGTTCTCGTGTCACAACGTCCACCTGTGTCTTCCTCTCTGCCTGTGTCCTCTGGGTTGTTTGTGTTCCatctccctgtgtcctcccatCCACCTGCATCTTCCCATCAGCCTCTGTATTCTTCTTGCCTACAGTTTTCCTGTCGGCAGACATTCTCCTGTCCTCCTGGGTTTCTGTATCCATGGGCTCAGTGATGCCCTGACTTCTGGAGGTGCTGCAACCAGCAGAGACTGTATCTGCACTGTTGCTGGCTGACGTGGTAGGAGCCATGGCTGCCTGGGACTCCAGGACCTGAGAACACATGGACAAAAGCAAGAACTTAGCTACAGGTGCCTTAGGATCTCTTTCCAATCTGGCATTCCAGCCTCCTCTGACCTCATCCAGAACGGCCCTGATGGGAACCCTGCCACCTGACTCCTCAGGCCTGACTAAGGGTAAGAAAGCAAAGGACATGTGACAAAGCCTCAAGCCTGCCCACTCTCCCCAACCCCGATCCCAGAATTTAGACCAGGGAATATCCAGAATCCAGGTCTAGCTCTggcccttcctgctctccttgAAGAAATCCCGCCTTTCCTGAAAGACCCTGCTCATGTGTTAACCCAACCCTCACCCCTGCCATTCAGAGGACAGTGTTCTCTCCCCAGGGCTTCTGGGCAGTCGATCTGCGCCTCTCTTGTGGCACTAACTGCCCCGTATAGAATTACGGGTGAAATGGGAGAGTGCTGAAGGGTCTCCTGATAATGACCTCCATGGCAGCACCACCGCTAACGTCGAGTGAGGCATCACACGATGCTATCCAAACAGAGGGTTAAAGCAATTATGAATGGTGCCTATGCCAGGAAATCAATGAAACGTAATAATATTACCCTTTTAAACACCCACTATTTGCAAAGCACTATGCTAGGCCCCaacttattatatatatatattacctcCCTTGCCCCTCATAACAATATGAAATAGTTACGAGAGTTATCTCCGTGTTAAGAGATAAGAACACTGATGGCCAAAGAAGGGGTGTGATTCGTCCATTATCAgatagtaagtggtggagctgagctCAGAAGCCTGGTGTGTCTAGTTTTAAATCCCACGTTCTTTGCTGTCATTCTACAATGAAAcccatttaaatataattataggACTTCCTGTCAAACATAGTGGCATAAGACAGAAATTTGCCTCTTTTCCTCCTGGATATAATCGAAACCAACAAagtaaacaagaaacaaacaaagcaaactgTTGTTAATAAAACTGGAGGCAAGTAAAACCTACAGTCTCAAAAAAAAATGGGTAGGGGCTGCCAAAAGCAGATAGATGAAACACTGGGAGGTTGAAGAGGAACAAAAgctgtttgggggaaaaaacagtgAAACTGCTCAGCAAGCCTCAGAATATGCCAGCAAATCACAGCTCCTAGAAAAAGGGCTCATCCTAAGATGACGAATCCTCAAACTCCACGTATGAAGCTGTAGGATCGTGGCGGAGTGGGTAGAAATCAAGCAGAAGACACATAAGGGAGACGTCCAGCAGAGACAGGGAGCGGGCAGTGGAATAGCTCAGTGGAGCAGATCTCCTCAAACACCAGCAAAAATACACTCCCGAAGAAACCTCCCGAAAATTGCTAAGCttagaaaattgtttttgaacATACAAGGGCTTAAGGAATGTTGTTCTCAAGAGCCCTGCTTGAGGAAACTACCAGAGAACAAACTGGCCAACCAAAAGGTGATTAGGGGAACCACAGCAAAAGAACTGATGGTGAGCACTGAAGATGGATTTAACCGTAGAACCAAGACTAAAACCACAGGAGTTTAGAGGGGCAGGTCAGAATGCCAATGTTTTATGCCCTGACGAGGCAGAAACAATAGAACTAGTacaaaaggggaagaggaatgtgACAAGTGGAGTAAATTCCTTGACTGTATCACCGACACGAGCCAGGAACCAAAGACATTAGTCAAAGCTGAAAAACCAGGTAATGGAAATACAGGATATTTAATTgtacaaacatttatttcactcagaaataaaactttggtagagaggaagaggaaatattttatcatcactcagcataaaaaattaaaagacattgacaaaagaaaagataattaatgatattatatgttttaaattataaattactaCATACAAATATTACTATGTATCAGAAGAACCACACACAAAACCAAACAGATCACATcataaaagactttaaaatagatAGAATTAAACTTTTTAAGTTAAGTATAGAATTTACAGTTACTTTACTGAGTATGAAATTCTGAATGACTAGTATGAATATGGAAACAATAAGAGTTTGATGAATAATCAGGAGCCATCAAATATAAGTCTGACCGATGGCAGAATTTTAACGAAAATGCTCCTCCAACTTCTCTGACAACCAGTAAGATACTAACAGACAAAAACTCCTTGTAGCCGACAAACAGCACTCAGTAATATGTTAGAACTTTCTTTTAACTCCTGGTATTCCAGGATTAGGAAATATTAATGTGGATATGAGATCtataaatttacaaagaaaatgctGACTTTGCACACAAGACTCACGAGAACAGAACTTCTGACTAAAGCTATCTTCACTCCCCGTCTCCCCAGCCTGATCAGTCCCTGCGTCCCACTGAACCGACTTCCTCAGTATCTCACATCcattcccttctctgtctccactgCCGACTACCTAAACCAAGCTGCCAATGCTGACTCTGTCTCGCCTGGACTACTGGAAATCCTCCTCCTCGTTGGTTTCCATGCCTCTTATCCTCACGGCAGCCTAAGTGATCTTTCCAAAACAGATCTGATTGTGACACTCCGGGGCTCAAAAACCTCTCAGTGGCTTATCACTTACGGGATAAAACCAAAGCCCTAGCCTAACAGAGCAGAAAGTTCAAGAACACTCTGTCAGTCAGGGTGCGGGGCAGCAGTCATCGGCACAGCCTCCATGGATGGCAATTCGGGATTATCtagtaaaactaaaaatactatgctctttgacccaacaattccattcctaggaatttatcctatagaTATACTTTCATGTGCAAATAGATTTACATACAaggatattcattgcagcataGTTCACAATAGCAAAAGACTAGAAATTACCTAAATTCCATCAACACAGAACTGATCCAATGAATTACAGTACATCcatattccaaataaataaaatcaatatccAAGTGAAAAAGCAAGGTGTGGATAGAAGGTATAATACAGTATGCAATCTTTGAgtggaaaatacacacacacacacacacacatgcacacacacacacatattgtaaacacacagaaaatagtTCTGGAAGGCTGCCCAGGAAGAGGAACTGGGTGGTGGGGGTGGCGAATTGAGGAAGACAATATTCTCTATAtaccttttaaagattttacttttttcctttttctccccaaagcccccgggtacatagttgcatattcttcgttgtgggtccttctggttgtggcatgtgggacgctgcctcagcg harbors:
- the ALPK3 gene encoding alpha-protein kinase 3 isoform X1, with amino-acid sequence MGSRRAPGAGGRAGAGGDGEDDGPVWTPSPASRSYLLSLRPAISLSSNRLPHPSSGRSTFCSIIAQLTEETQPLFETTLKSRAVSEDSDVRFTCIVTGYPEPEVTWYKDDTELDRYCGLPKYEITHQGNRHTLQLYRCQEEDAAIYQASARNPKGIVSCSGVLEVGTMTEYKIHQRWFAKLKRKAAAKMREIEQSWKHGKEAVGEADTLRKLSPDRFQRKRRLNGAEVPVPPAPTREAEDGTLEAWQEGETEPGQHPALGLINSFAPGEVTTNGEAVPENGEDGEHGLLTYICEAMELGPQRAPKKESGAKKKKKDEDPKQGPRKPELEKAARSHRSSENYVPSSDKPDSCGTQGPMDTEQVQTQPKGKAARGPRSSGVGSIRKPASAVATQDQAQNAPAPVPGPDREMYFSLKDLYLESTRAVRPQGGEEPQTPSNRAPGEMPSRKVPSEAGGEKGPATPGQPTPSAPQLTRPFNRKRFAPPKPKEEPATNSKPDSSQSQAPEPGAQSSGKAPPQASAEVPTPPARRRHSTRDSPLQGRASHRTPGEVLESQAAMAPTTSASNSADTVSAGCSTSRSQGITEPMDTETQEDRRMSADRKTVGKKNTEADGKMQVDGRTQGDGTQTTQRTQAERKTQVDVVTRERERPESDRSSWVDMVAQGRVETQVERMQADERTEEGGRIQEDKGAQSEGSVPTGVKGRSEKQSRTSLRPQFRAPELPSEGPRSPQIIECFEQTPEGDFVPEKPGFLLRSEEAAIRGSGNHKETVVGPLAGGLTLRAQLTPEGALEQMGGERCQGLEWSGPVKDELENGLFQRPKEEQLGEVLSVDLGGCPPAGLSPEVSTLPSPPDTGLTKSSEEGLPSIPTSQHLRAAAFLPSGDQDLLSSAPPLHLGQGAPTQSHSPETTAASSEGACAKAPDVEGRTSGPRSCDPGLIDSLKNYLLLLLKLSSTQTSGGGTEPLGGAATGGLAPSSTLVPTVEVAGLSPRTSRRILERVENNHLVQSAQTLLLSPCTSRRLTGLLDREVQAGRQALAAARGPGPSLLTVPSIVVGEEEGPGLASEGSSEGEGEASLEGPGLLGTSQESSMGGLLGEAGRQAASGQGPLSAESRAQEAFQEEEVPGEALTSLPAATPEELALGARRKRFLPKIRAAGDGEAAKPEERESPTVSPRGPRKGLAPGSPGTPGREKRSPTQGRKAGLLEVPRAEEEPAAADLGSSPKASGPDAEPVLDEGKQDSPAKQRKAKDLLKAPQVIRKIRVEQFPDASGSLKLWCQFFNILSDSVLTWAKDQCPVGEVGRSAGDEGPAALAIVQASPVDCGMYRCTIHNEHGSASTDFCLSPEVLSGFISREEGEVGEEIEMTPMVFAKGLADSGCWGDKLFGRLVSEELQGGGYGFGLRKASQAKVIYGLEPIFESGRTCVIKVSSLLMFGPSSETSLLGRNYDVTIQGCKIQNMSREYCKIFAAEARAAPGFGEVPEIIPLYLIYRPANNIPYATLEEDLGKPLESYCSRDWGCAAGPAAPSSSEAMQKCQTFQHWLYLWTNGSFLVTDLAGVDWKMTDVQIATKLRGYQGLKESCFPALLDQFASSHQCNTFCEMLGLKPLKGPEAAHPQAKAKGSKSPSAGRKGPQLSPQTQKKGPPSPQGTRKSAPSSKATAQASEAVATQLLGPPLIQERGSKAQGMR
- the ALPK3 gene encoding alpha-protein kinase 3 isoform X2, yielding MGSRRAPGAGGRAGAGGDGEDDGPVWTPSPASRSYLLSLRPAIRSTFCSIIAQLTEETQPLFETTLKSRAVSEDSDVRFTCIVTGYPEPEVTWYKDDTELDRYCGLPKYEITHQGNRHTLQLYRCQEEDAAIYQASARNPKGIVSCSGVLEVGTMTEYKIHQRWFAKLKRKAAAKMREIEQSWKHGKEAVGEADTLRKLSPDRFQRKRRLNGAEVPVPPAPTREAEDGTLEAWQEGETEPGQHPALGLINSFAPGEVTTNGEAVPENGEDGEHGLLTYICEAMELGPQRAPKKESGAKKKKKDEDPKQGPRKPELEKAARSHRSSENYVPSSDKPDSCGTQGPMDTEQVQTQPKGKAARGPRSSGVGSIRKPASAVATQDQAQNAPAPVPGPDREMYFSLKDLYLESTRAVRPQGGEEPQTPSNRAPGEMPSRKVPSEAGGEKGPATPGQPTPSAPQLTRPFNRKRFAPPKPKEEPATNSKPDSSQSQAPEPGAQSSGKAPPQASAEVPTPPARRRHSTRDSPLQGRASHRTPGEVLESQAAMAPTTSASNSADTVSAGCSTSRSQGITEPMDTETQEDRRMSADRKTVGKKNTEADGKMQVDGRTQGDGTQTTQRTQAERKTQVDVVTRERERPESDRSSWVDMVAQGRVETQVERMQADERTEEGGRIQEDKGAQSEGSVPTGVKGRSEKQSRTSLRPQFRAPELPSEGPRSPQIIECFEQTPEGDFVPEKPGFLLRSEEAAIRGSGNHKETVVGPLAGGLTLRAQLTPEGALEQMGGERCQGLEWSGPVKDELENGLFQRPKEEQLGEVLSVDLGGCPPAGLSPEVSTLPSPPDTGLTKSSEEGLPSIPTSQHLRAAAFLPSGDQDLLSSAPPLHLGQGAPTQSHSPETTAASSEGACAKAPDVEGRTSGPRSCDPGLIDSLKNYLLLLLKLSSTQTSGGGTEPLGGAATGGLAPSSTLVPTVEVAGLSPRTSRRILERVENNHLVQSAQTLLLSPCTSRRLTGLLDREVQAGRQALAAARGPGPSLLTVPSIVVGEEEGPGLASEGSSEGEGEASLEGPGLLGTSQESSMGGLLGEAGRQAASGQGPLSAESRAQEAFQEEEVPGEALTSLPAATPEELALGARRKRFLPKIRAAGDGEAAKPEERESPTVSPRGPRKGLAPGSPGTPGREKRSPTQGRKAGLLEVPRAEEEPAAADLGSSPKASGPDAEPVLDEGKQDSPAKQRKAKDLLKAPQVIRKIRVEQFPDASGSLKLWCQFFNILSDSVLTWAKDQCPVGEVGRSAGDEGPAALAIVQASPVDCGMYRCTIHNEHGSASTDFCLSPEVLSGFISREEGEVGEEIEMTPMVFAKGLADSGCWGDKLFGRLVSEELQGGGYGFGLRKASQAKVIYGLEPIFESGRTCVIKVSSLLMFGPSSETSLLGRNYDVTIQGCKIQNMSREYCKIFAAEARAAPGFGEVPEIIPLYLIYRPANNIPYATLEEDLGKPLESYCSRDWGCAAGPAAPSSSEAMQKCQTFQHWLYLWTNGSFLVTDLAGVDWKMTDVQIATKLRGYQGLKESCFPALLDQFASSHQCNTFCEMLGLKPLKGPEAAHPQAKAKGSKSPSAGRKGPQLSPQTQKKGPPSPQGTRKSAPSSKATAQASEAVATQLLGPPLIQERGSKAQGMR